The Hevea brasiliensis isolate MT/VB/25A 57/8 chromosome 9, ASM3005281v1, whole genome shotgun sequence nucleotide sequence gataaataatattaaacttgGTGATGAAACTCTTATGTTTTCCAGGAGATTTATAGTTGTTTGCATCCTATACATTGCTTGACACGTGTAAAGATTATTTCAAGAAATTGAAGCATTCTAGCCTTCGAACTAGGGCAGCCACTCACAATATTAGTAGTTCTATTTCAAGATTTGTTACGATTTTATGGGGTTTACTGACCTTTTCTTTTGTGTTCttggtttattattattattattattattattattattattattatcaagaaTACATATTATTGCCATTAGATTAATTAGTAGTCttctaatatatatattataatgtgaaaatttgttttttaaatttaatagtatattcttttttcaaagaaaattttaaaataaaaaattaaaattattgacttgaatttttttcaaattattttttttaattaatttttattatttaattgtgatattaaattaatagtatgtatttatattatgcatatataagtgttttcatatttcaataagattaatcaaatttaaaaaataaaaaataatgttctcttttaaaaagaaattatttttcttaaaaattatttagtttctttaataaaaaaatatttttgactGACTATTTTTGTGACAGtcccaaataataaaaaaaatatagaaaaaataaatatttttgtaaaataaacTAAGCTTAAAACTCCACTTTATCCTAACCATTTTATGCTGAAAATGGATgtgctaatttcttttaattattctcatgatGAATAATTTAGAATTCTGAATttgattatttaaaaataaaaggaaaagactataatttaattgtaaaaaaaGAGTATATTTATAAGACTTTGGATAATATTGTATTCTAGAATTTTTACTTGCACCAAGACTTTGGATATAAGACTTAGAAtctataattaaatatttgttattattaaattatatttcattcaatatattaaaataagtaaataataaatattattttagtaaaattaaataatattaaattaaattatatacatataactAATGTATAATATAgtgaatttaatatataattattggtGGATATATtgtgattgaaaaattaaaaagttaatttttattttttaaaaaaattaattattatcaaaaataggttaaaatattaattttattattttaaaaatggcTTTAACGTGGAGTTACTTGGAGATAGTAATTTAATAGACAAATGAggaaaaactattttaatataaaGTATCACCCGCGGCAAATTATTAAGTGTAGGTCCAATTTTTCtacatttaaaatataattatttttttgtgAGTAtagaatatattattttatattgcagTTAGTATGTTCTATGATTTGCCATTGCTTGATGATAAATCCTTTATATTTAACCTTCCAAACTCTTAATGGGGCCTCATGGGCCGAGATTGTGGACTGTACGAGCCCAAATTGCGGTAGGACGAGCGGTGGGTGGGTGTGTGGGTGTGGTGTTTTACGCCTCTGTCACCAGATCTCTCCTCTCCAGTCCCCATGGCAGTACAGCACCACTGCGACTGAAGGAAAGAACTATCAAATTCGTTGAAGCCTTGCACTGAGCTTTGAAGAAAATACTTGGTTTAGGGAACAAAATTTTACtcaattttcaaaaatcaaaGTTTTCTCGGTCATGGCTCTCAATCTGCGTCAAAAACAAaccggtaattttttttttctctagatTAATTggtttcatttctcaaatttcttgTACGTAATCACCCATCTTGTTCTTGTACGAATAGAATGAACTGATATTTTGTTATTATTTTGATCTGTTAATTTTGCGTACAGAATGCATAATTCGGATGCTAAACCTGAATCAACCTGTAAATGCAACTGGTACTGCCAATGAAGAGGTCTACAAGATTttgatttatgataaattttgtCAAAATATTTTATCCCCATTGATTCATGTCAAGGATCTGCGCAAGCATGGTGTTACCCTCTATTTCCTCGTTGACAAGGATCGAAAACCTGTTCATGATGTCCCTGCTGTGTATTTTGTTCAACCCAGTCAAATCAACGTTCAAAGAATTATTGCTGATGCATCTTGCTCGCTCTATGATAGCTTCCACCTGAATTTTTCGTCTTCAATCGCTCGTCCACTTCTTGAGGATCTTGCATCTGGGACCCTGAATTCGGAATCTATACATAGGATCTCCAAAGTGCATGATCAGTATTTGGAGTTTGTCACTTTGGAGGATAACTTGTTTTCACTAGCCCAGAAATCTAGCTATGTTCAATTGAATGATCCATCTGCTGGGGATAGGGAGATTGAGGAGATAATTGAGAAGATTGTTAGTGGTTTGTTTTGCGTGCTGGCAACCCTCGCTGTTGTTCCCGTTATCAGGTGCCCACGGGGAGGGCCTGCAGAGATGGTGGCATCTGCATTGGATCAGAGGTTGAGGGATCATTTATTGTCAAAGAACAATCTGTTTTCGGAAGGTGGGGGTTTTATGAGCTCATTTCAGAGGCCAATTTTGTGTATATTTGATAGAAATTTTGAATTGGCAATTGGGATACAGCATGATTTTAGGTATCGCCCTCTGGTTCATGATGTGCTTGGGTTGAAGCTGAATAGGTTGAGTGTGCAGGAGGAAAAGGGAGGGATGAAGTCATATGAGTTGGATAGTTCTGACCCTTTCTGGGTTGCAAATGGATCTCTGGAATTTCCTGAAGTCGCAGTGGAAATTGAGACGCAATTGAA carries:
- the LOC110670922 gene encoding SEC1 family transport protein SLY1 encodes the protein MALNLRQKQTECIIRMLNLNQPVNATGTANEEVYKILIYDKFCQNILSPLIHVKDLRKHGVTLYFLVDKDRKPVHDVPAVYFVQPSQINVQRIIADASCSLYDSFHLNFSSSIARPLLEDLASGTLNSESIHRISKVHDQYLEFVTLEDNLFSLAQKSSYVQLNDPSAGDREIEEIIEKIVSGLFCVLATLAVVPVIRCPRGGPAEMVASALDQRLRDHLLSKNNLFSEGGGFMSSFQRPILCIFDRNFELAIGIQHDFRYRPLVHDVLGLKLNRLSVQEEKGGMKSYELDSSDPFWVANGSLEFPEVAVEIETQLNKYKKDVDEVNRRTGGTDGAEFDGTDLIGNTKHLMNAVNVLPELTERKQVIDKHTNIATVLLGEIKERALDSYAKKENDMMVRGGIDRNELLGVLRGKGTKMDKLRFAIIYLISSDSINQAEVESVEAALRESEVDTCAFQYVKKIKSLNVSLASANSASRSNIVDWAEKLYGQSISAVTAGVKNLLSSDRQLALTRTVEALVEGKPNPEIDSYLVFDPRAPKSGAGSSHLKGPFKEAMVFMIGGGNYVEYGSLLELAQRQQPVKHIIYGTTEILTGVEFVEQLTLLGQKMGLESTCAPTSTH